In Callospermophilus lateralis isolate mCalLat2 chromosome 4, mCalLat2.hap1, whole genome shotgun sequence, one genomic interval encodes:
- the Arl1 gene encoding ADP-ribosylation factor-like protein 1, whose amino-acid sequence MGGFFSSIFSSLFGTREMRILILGLDGAGKTTILYRLQVGEVVTTIPTIGFNVETVTYKNLKFQVWDLGGQTSIRPYWRCYYSNTDAVIYVVDSCDRDRIGISKSELVAMLEEEELRKAILVVFANKQDMEQAMTPSEMANSLGLPALKDRKWQIFKTSATKGTGLDEAMEWLVETLKSRQ is encoded by the exons GTGGctttttctcaagtattttttcCAGTCTCTTTGGAACCCGGGAAATGAGGATTTTAATTTTGGGATTAGATGGTGCAGGAAAAACCACAATTCTGTACAGATTACAAGTTGGAGAAGTTGTTACTACTATTCCTA CTATTGGATTTAATGTAGAGACGGTCACATACAAAAACCTTAAATTCCAAGTTTGGGATTTAGGAGGACAGACAAGTATCAG GCCATACTGGAGATGTTATTATTCAAACACTGATGCAGTCATTTATGTAGTAGACAGTTGTGACCGAGACCGAATTGGCATTTCTAAATCAGAGTTAGTTGCCATGTTGGAG GAAGAAGAGCTGAGAAAAGCCATTTTAGTGGTGTTTGCAAATAAACAAGACATGGAGCAGGCTATGACTCCCTCAGAGATGGCAAACTCACTTGGATTACCTGCCTTGAAGGACCGAAAATGGCAGATATTCAAAACATCAGCAACCAAAGGCACTGGCCTTGATGAGGCAATGGAATG GTTAGTTGAAACATTAAAAAGCAGACAATAA